A window of the Polaribacter batillariae genome harbors these coding sequences:
- the dprA gene encoding DNA-processing protein DprA, producing MEEEKLLAILRLQKSKAIGDILAKKLIVNVGDVVQIFKEKPTSLAKINGIGNYVLKHLFENKNIEFAEQELKYIQDNKIDYSYFLDNDYPTNLQHCIDSPILLFKDGNIDFSNSKIISIVGTRNMSSYGRDFCNKLVEDLVEYNPIIVSGFAYGVDICAHKAAIKNKLQTIAVLAHGLEEIYPKVHKKHIHQVNENGGFITEFWHEETPLRENFLKRNRIVAGISKATIIIESAEKGGSLVTADIANSYNRDVFAVPGRTTDIYSRGCNNLIKNNSAQLLTSANDIVKMLNWDIQAKSQPIQKQLFVDLNENEQKIYDLLHEKGAQLLDVISLECNIPIFQLSSILLQMEMKGVLKPLPGKLFELV from the coding sequence GTGGAAGAAGAAAAATTATTAGCCATTTTACGTTTACAAAAATCGAAAGCAATTGGCGATATTTTAGCCAAGAAACTCATTGTAAATGTGGGAGATGTGGTTCAAATTTTTAAAGAAAAACCTACAAGTTTAGCCAAAATAAACGGAATTGGAAATTATGTTTTAAAACACCTTTTCGAAAACAAAAACATCGAATTTGCAGAACAAGAGCTAAAATACATACAAGACAATAAAATCGATTATTCTTATTTTTTAGATAACGATTACCCAACCAATTTACAACATTGTATAGACAGCCCTATTCTCTTATTTAAAGACGGTAATATCGATTTTTCGAACTCTAAAATAATCTCGATAGTTGGTACAAGAAATATGAGTTCTTATGGGCGCGATTTTTGCAATAAATTGGTAGAAGATTTAGTAGAATACAACCCAATAATTGTTAGCGGTTTTGCCTATGGTGTAGATATTTGTGCACACAAAGCAGCGATTAAAAATAAGTTACAAACGATAGCCGTTTTAGCACATGGTTTAGAAGAAATTTACCCGAAAGTTCATAAAAAACACATCCATCAAGTAAATGAAAATGGCGGATTTATAACCGAATTTTGGCACGAAGAAACGCCTTTAAGAGAGAATTTCTTAAAAAGAAATAGAATTGTTGCTGGCATTTCTAAAGCAACCATAATTATAGAATCTGCCGAAAAAGGAGGCTCTTTAGTAACTGCAGACATTGCAAATTCTTACAATAGAGATGTTTTTGCGGTTCCAGGAAGAACCACAGATATTTACAGCAGAGGTTGCAACAATCTTATTAAAAATAATAGCGCACAATTATTAACATCTGCCAACGATATTGTAAAAATGCTCAATTGGGATATTCAAGCAAAATCTCAACCCATTCAAAAACAATTATTTGTAGATCTAAACGAAAACGAGCAAAAAATTTACGATTTATTGCACGAAAAAGGGGCACAATTGTTAGATGTAATTTCTTTAGAATGTAATATTCCTATTTTTCAACTGTCATCTATTTTACTACAAATGGAAATGAAAGGTGTTTTAAAACCTTTACCAGGAAAGTTGTTCGAGCTTGTTTAA
- a CDS encoding O-methyltransferase, whose amino-acid sequence MHFLPEKIDNYIVEHSQQEPKILQELTKETWQKVLNPRMLSGAFQGRVLSMISKLTTPKNILEIGTYTGYSALCLAEGLAKNGTIFTIDKNEELETLQNKYFEKSEYRNQIKQLVGNALEIISTINEKFDLVFIDADKSNYINYFHLIIDKMNSGGIILSDNVLWSGKVVEKLDPKDTDTKVLLAYNKLLNEDTRIESILLPIRDGLTVSRVK is encoded by the coding sequence ATGCACTTTTTACCAGAAAAAATAGATAATTATATTGTAGAACATTCGCAACAAGAACCCAAAATTTTACAAGAATTAACCAAAGAAACGTGGCAAAAAGTACTAAACCCAAGAATGTTAAGTGGCGCTTTTCAAGGTCGAGTTTTATCGATGATTTCTAAATTAACAACACCCAAAAATATTCTTGAAATAGGAACCTACACGGGTTATTCTGCACTTTGCTTGGCAGAAGGTTTGGCAAAGAATGGCACTATTTTTACAATCGATAAAAATGAAGAGTTAGAAACACTTCAAAATAAATATTTCGAAAAATCGGAATACAGAAACCAAATTAAGCAACTGGTAGGAAATGCCTTAGAAATTATTTCAACAATTAATGAGAAATTCGATTTGGTGTTTATTGATGCAGACAAATCTAACTACATTAATTATTTTCATTTAATTATTGATAAAATGAATTCTGGCGGAATTATTTTGTCTGACAATGTTCTGTGGAGTGGAAAAGTAGTAGAAAAATTAGACCCAAAAGATACAGACACAAAAGTACTTTTAGCCTATAATAAACTGCTAAATGAAGATACTCGAATAGAAAGTATTTTGCTTCCTATTAGAGATGGTTTAACAGTTAGTAGAGTAAAATAA
- a CDS encoding sigma-70 family RNA polymerase sigma factor: MLQEENTINSEKWIDNYADYLYNYAIPRVNDSDLAKDLVQETFFAGLKSAKNFQGKSTERTWLVSILKRKIIDYYRKINSNKGKAEVRMNFYDDGENEGNWIEERVPQAWDNQSEKSIETEELRDQLERCIDNLPEKYALVFRLKTIQEFETEEICKELDITASNLWVIIHRARTQLRKCMEDNWFNN; the protein is encoded by the coding sequence ATGTTACAAGAAGAAAATACTATAAACTCAGAGAAATGGATTGATAATTATGCAGATTATTTGTATAACTATGCGATTCCTCGTGTGAACGACAGCGATTTAGCGAAAGATTTGGTGCAAGAAACATTTTTTGCGGGCTTAAAGTCGGCAAAAAATTTTCAAGGAAAATCTACAGAAAGAACTTGGTTGGTTTCTATCTTAAAAAGAAAAATTATCGATTATTATCGTAAAATTAATTCTAACAAAGGCAAAGCAGAGGTTCGAATGAATTTTTACGACGATGGCGAAAATGAAGGAAATTGGATTGAAGAAAGAGTGCCACAAGCCTGGGACAATCAATCTGAAAAAAGCATAGAAACGGAAGAACTAAGAGATCAATTAGAAAGATGTATCGATAATTTGCCCGAAAAATATGCATTAGTTTTTCGATTAAAAACAATACAAGAATTCGAAACAGAAGAAATTTGTAAGGAACTAGATATAACTGCGTCAAACTTATGGGTTATCATACACAGAGCAAGAACTCAGCTTAGAAAATGTATGGAAGATAATTGGTTTAATAATTAA
- a CDS encoding nuclear transport factor 2 family protein, whose protein sequence is MILRIITFLVIFIFSATTFAQENKDKIAIKSVIDTFFEGLHKGDSTLIKSTLHKEVKIQTTSTDKNGTKILKTDRVEKLLTGVANKNPTHVYLEKLTAIDVKIDGNLASVWTPYEFYFNGKFSHCGANSFQLFNNNGNWQIIYLVDMRRRENCDALKEKK, encoded by the coding sequence ATGATACTTCGAATTATAACTTTTCTTGTAATCTTTATTTTTTCAGCAACTACTTTTGCGCAAGAAAATAAAGATAAAATTGCCATAAAAAGTGTTATTGATACTTTTTTTGAAGGTTTACATAAAGGTGATAGTACACTTATAAAATCTACGTTGCATAAAGAAGTAAAAATTCAAACGACATCAACTGATAAAAACGGAACTAAAATACTAAAGACAGATCGTGTAGAAAAATTACTTACTGGAGTTGCCAATAAAAATCCAACACATGTTTATTTAGAAAAACTCACGGCTATAGATGTTAAAATTGATGGGAATTTGGCTTCAGTTTGGACGCCCTACGAATTTTATTTCAACGGAAAATTTAGCCATTGTGGCGCAAATTCTTTTCAACTTTTTAATAATAATGGAAATTGGCAAATAATTTATTTAGTAGATATGAGAAGAAGAGAAAATTGTGATGCTTTAAAAGAAAAAAAATAG
- the panB gene encoding 3-methyl-2-oxobutanoate hydroxymethyltransferase — translation MSVAKKEYKRVTVKSLVDMKANGEKISMLTAYDYTMAKILDSAGIDVLLVGDSASNVMAGHETTLPITLDQMIYHASSVVRAIERCLVVVDLPFGSYQSDPKEALRSAIRIMKESGGHSIKLEGGKEVKESIKRILNAGIPVMGHLGLTPQSIYKFGTYTVRAKEEEEAEKLMEDALMLERIGCFAIVLEKVPAKLAKQVADAISIPVIGIGAGNGVDGQVLVTHDMIGMTHEFHPRFLRRYLDLYKDMAGAFKSYITDVKSGDFPNKKEQY, via the coding sequence ATGTCTGTAGCTAAAAAAGAATATAAACGCGTTACTGTAAAATCGTTGGTAGATATGAAAGCAAATGGAGAAAAAATCTCTATGCTAACTGCTTACGATTATACCATGGCAAAAATTTTAGATAGCGCAGGAATCGATGTTTTATTAGTAGGCGATTCTGCCTCTAATGTAATGGCGGGTCACGAAACTACATTACCAATTACATTAGATCAAATGATTTATCATGCAAGTTCAGTAGTAAGAGCCATTGAACGTTGTTTGGTGGTGGTAGATTTGCCTTTTGGAAGTTACCAATCGGACCCAAAAGAAGCGTTGCGTTCTGCGATTCGAATTATGAAAGAATCTGGAGGACATTCTATAAAATTAGAAGGTGGTAAAGAGGTAAAAGAATCTATAAAACGCATCTTAAATGCCGGAATTCCTGTGATGGGTCATTTGGGTTTAACGCCACAATCTATTTACAAGTTCGGGACATATACTGTTAGAGCAAAAGAAGAAGAAGAGGCAGAAAAACTAATGGAAGATGCTTTAATGCTCGAAAGAATTGGCTGTTTTGCGATTGTTTTAGAAAAAGTGCCTGCAAAATTAGCCAAGCAAGTTGCTGATGCAATTTCGATTCCAGTTATTGGAATTGGTGCTGGAAATGGTGTTGATGGTCAAGTTTTAGTAACCCACGATATGATTGGAATGACACACGAATTTCATCCACGTTTTTTACGAAGATATTTAGATTTGTATAAAGATATGGCAGGTGCTTTCAAAAGCTATATTACCGATGTTAAAAGTGGCGATTTTCCGAATAAAAAAGAGCAATATTAA
- a CDS encoding 2-hydroxyacid dehydrogenase, translating to MKILHLDTNHPLLINQLNELGFINNEDYTSSKKEIEAKIHNYDGFIIRSRFSIDKNFLNKATKLKFIGRVGAGLENIDCEYATSKNIELIAAPEGNRNAVGEHSLGMLLSLFNKLNKADKEVRNGKWLREENRGIELDGKTVGLIGYGNMGKSFAKKLRGFDVNVICYDLKPNVGDENCMQVSLKELQENSDVLSLHTPQTELTKNMVNENFINSFQKNFWLINTARGTSVVTKDLVSSLKSGKILGAGLDVLEYEKASFENLFSDNKIPEAFHYLINSENVILSPHIAGWTVESKEKLAQTIVNKIKTKFC from the coding sequence ATGAAAATTCTACATTTAGACACAAATCATCCGCTTTTAATAAATCAATTGAACGAGTTGGGTTTTATTAATAATGAAGATTATACGTCTTCAAAAAAAGAAATTGAAGCTAAAATTCATAATTACGATGGTTTTATAATTAGAAGTCGGTTTTCTATTGATAAAAATTTCTTAAATAAAGCCACAAAACTAAAGTTTATTGGACGAGTTGGTGCTGGTTTAGAAAATATCGATTGTGAATATGCAACCTCAAAAAATATCGAATTAATTGCAGCTCCAGAAGGCAATAGAAATGCTGTTGGCGAACATTCTTTGGGCATGCTATTGTCACTTTTTAACAAACTAAATAAGGCCGATAAAGAAGTTAGAAACGGAAAATGGTTGCGCGAAGAAAATCGCGGAATAGAACTCGATGGAAAAACTGTTGGCTTAATTGGTTATGGAAATATGGGCAAATCTTTCGCAAAAAAATTACGTGGTTTCGATGTAAATGTAATTTGTTACGATTTAAAACCTAATGTTGGCGACGAAAATTGCATGCAGGTTTCGCTAAAAGAATTGCAAGAAAATAGCGATGTTTTAAGTTTACATACGCCACAAACTGAGCTTACAAAAAATATGGTAAATGAAAATTTTATCAATAGTTTTCAAAAGAATTTTTGGTTGATAAATACTGCACGCGGAACCTCCGTAGTTACCAAAGATTTGGTTTCCTCATTAAAATCAGGTAAAATTTTAGGTGCTGGTTTAGATGTTTTAGAATATGAAAAAGCAAGTTTTGAAAACTTATTTTCTGACAATAAAATACCAGAGGCTTTTCATTACTTAATCAATTCAGAAAATGTAATCTTATCTCCACATATTGCGGGTTGGACAGTTGAAAGCAAAGAAAAATTAGCACAAACGATTGTAAATAAAATCAAAACAAAGTTTTGTTAA
- a CDS encoding DUF1801 domain-containing protein, which yields MQYKATSPEDYINQVPEERQEALKKLRKTIKENLPKDFQEGIQYGMIGYFVPHEIYPDGYHCKPEEPLPFMNIASQKNSINVYHSGIYAVPEIHDWFVNEYPKHNSRKLDMGKSCIRFKKIEDIPYELIAELCKKLSVKEWIDIYETNIKKK from the coding sequence ATGCAGTACAAAGCAACTTCTCCTGAAGATTACATTAACCAAGTTCCAGAAGAAAGACAAGAAGCACTTAAAAAATTACGGAAAACCATTAAAGAAAATCTACCAAAAGACTTTCAGGAAGGCATTCAATATGGAATGATTGGGTATTTTGTTCCGCATGAAATATATCCAGATGGTTACCACTGTAAGCCTGAAGAACCTTTGCCTTTTATGAATATTGCTTCTCAAAAAAACTCCATTAATGTATATCATAGTGGTATTTATGCGGTTCCAGAAATTCATGATTGGTTTGTAAATGAATACCCAAAACACAATTCTCGCAAATTAGACATGGGAAAAAGTTGTATTCGTTTTAAAAAAATAGAGGATATTCCTTATGAGTTAATTGCAGAATTATGCAAAAAATTGTCTGTAAAAGAATGGATAGATATTTATGAAACGAACATTAAAAAGAAGTAA
- a CDS encoding VOC family protein, with amino-acid sequence MKNRVTGIGGLFFKSKNPKASKDWYQKHLGFNTDDYGATFWWKDAKGKDASTQWSPFAKDTRYFEPSKKDFMFNYRVENLVKLLAELKKEGVTIVGEMETYDYGKFGWILDNEGNKIELWEPIDKAFK; translated from the coding sequence ATGAAAAATAGAGTTACAGGAATTGGCGGATTATTTTTTAAGTCTAAAAACCCGAAAGCATCTAAAGATTGGTATCAAAAACATTTAGGTTTCAATACAGACGATTATGGAGCTACTTTTTGGTGGAAAGACGCAAAAGGAAAAGACGCTTCTACACAATGGAGTCCGTTTGCAAAAGACACCCGCTATTTCGAGCCTTCAAAAAAAGACTTTATGTTTAATTATCGTGTTGAAAATTTAGTTAAATTACTGGCCGAACTAAAAAAAGAAGGGGTTACCATTGTCGGAGAAATGGAAACCTACGATTATGGCAAATTCGGTTGGATTTTAGATAATGAAGGAAATAAAATAGAACTTTGGGAACCTATAGATAAAGCTTTTAAATAA
- a CDS encoding DoxX family membrane protein, which translates to MNFLSKYPAEVLILFFLIITFVQSGIDKLLDWKGNVAFITDHFKNSPLKNNVPFLLAIILIIEMVAGALMIIGVYQLYTSEAKEVALFGIELSAITLLFLLIGQRLAKDYAGAMSLAVYFIISTFGVFLLNN; encoded by the coding sequence ATGAACTTTTTATCAAAATACCCTGCAGAAGTATTAATTCTCTTTTTTTTAATCATCACTTTTGTTCAATCTGGAATAGACAAACTTTTAGATTGGAAAGGAAACGTCGCTTTTATTACAGATCATTTTAAAAATTCTCCATTAAAAAATAATGTTCCTTTTTTATTAGCCATTATTTTAATAATTGAAATGGTTGCTGGAGCTTTAATGATTATTGGAGTGTACCAATTATATACTTCAGAAGCAAAAGAAGTTGCTTTATTCGGCATTGAGCTCTCTGCAATTACTTTACTTTTTTTATTAATAGGCCAACGTTTGGCAAAAGATTATGCAGGAGCAATGTCGTTAGCGGTCTATTTTATCATCTCTACTTTTGGTGTTTTTCTATTAAATAACTAA
- a CDS encoding class I SAM-dependent methyltransferase, producing the protein MENEKELYTNLIPHLNCKDFTVSNETFQILKNEIYEMLVTFPVPENLEDYYKSEAYISHTDSKKSLLDKVYQLVKSYTLKRKLSLLNSFETESKLVLDIGAGTGDFLKVCKNDNWKVLGVEPNLNARNIAAKKGIQLKENLLEITNRKFDVITLWHVLEHVQDLKGTLKTLKKLLKPEGRIIVAVPNYKSCDAIFYKEYWAAYDVPRHLWHFSQKSIHKLFSEVDMMVDDTLPMKFDAYYVSLLSEKYKSGKIKPLKALYRGFLSNFNAIKTSEYSSFIYVIKNF; encoded by the coding sequence ATGGAGAATGAAAAAGAACTCTATACAAATTTAATTCCCCACTTAAATTGTAAAGATTTTACGGTTTCAAATGAAACTTTTCAAATACTAAAAAATGAAATATATGAAATGTTAGTAACATTTCCTGTTCCAGAAAATTTAGAAGATTATTATAAAAGTGAAGCTTATATTTCTCACACAGATAGTAAAAAGTCTTTGCTTGATAAAGTATATCAACTTGTAAAAAGTTACACTTTAAAACGTAAACTTTCTTTGTTAAATTCTTTCGAAACCGAATCTAAATTGGTTTTAGATATTGGAGCAGGAACAGGAGATTTTTTAAAAGTTTGTAAAAACGATAACTGGAAAGTATTAGGGGTTGAACCCAATTTAAATGCCAGAAATATTGCAGCAAAAAAAGGCATTCAATTAAAAGAAAATTTATTAGAAATTACAAATCGAAAATTTGATGTTATTACACTTTGGCATGTTTTAGAACATGTACAAGATTTAAAAGGCACCCTTAAAACCTTAAAAAAATTATTAAAACCCGAAGGTAGAATTATAGTTGCGGTTCCAAATTATAAAAGTTGCGATGCAATTTTTTATAAAGAATATTGGGCAGCTTATGATGTGCCAAGACATCTTTGGCATTTCTCACAAAAATCTATTCACAAATTATTTTCTGAAGTAGATATGATGGTAGATGATACTTTACCTATGAAGTTCGATGCGTATTATGTTTCTTTATTAAGCGAGAAATATAAATCTGGTAAAATAAAACCACTAAAAGCATTGTACAGAGGTTTTCTATCAAATTTTAATGCGATAAAGACTTCTGAGTATTCTTCGTTTATATATGTAATTAAAAACTTCTAA
- the mnmG gene encoding tRNA uridine-5-carboxymethylaminomethyl(34) synthesis enzyme MnmG, protein MSLFTTNYDVIVVGGGHAGSEAAAASANMGAHTLLITMNLQNIAQMSCNPAMGGIAKGQIVREIDALGGYSGIVTDKTAIQFKMLNKSKGPAMWSPRAQSDRMLFAECWRTMLEQTKNLDFYQDSVNGLLFNDDTIIGVKTALGLEIKAKTVIITAGTFLNGLIHIGDKSFGGGRAGEGASTGITEDLIKKGFDAGRMKTGTPPRVDGRSLDYSKMIEQPGDEITEKFSYLPTSKALTKQRSCWLTYTNLKVHDALREGFERSPMFNGRIQSTGPRYCPSIEDKIDRFATKERHQIFVEPEGWTTCEMYVNGFSTSLPEDIQDKAIRSIEGFENVKFFRYGYAIEYDFFQPTQLTHSLETKLVKNLFFAGQINGTTGYEEAAAQGLMAGVNAALKTQEKPPFILKRSEAYIGVLIDDLITKGTEEPYRMFTSRAEYRTLLRQDNADLRLTPRGFEIGLASKERLDRVLEKQRKTDLLIDFLQKTSVTESEINPILEAKNLALINQSMKLYKIASRPQLAFSEFYNIEKVKAFLKENNMDREIIEQAEIHLKYAGYIAKEKNNADKLNRLENVVIPASFNYSKVKSLSYEAREKLTKIQPTSISQASRISGVSPSDISVLLVYMGR, encoded by the coding sequence ATGAGTTTATTTACAACAAATTACGATGTTATAGTAGTTGGTGGTGGTCACGCAGGTAGTGAAGCCGCAGCAGCAAGTGCAAATATGGGTGCACATACTTTATTAATTACAATGAATTTACAAAACATTGCGCAAATGAGTTGTAACCCAGCAATGGGCGGAATTGCCAAAGGACAAATCGTAAGAGAAATAGATGCTTTGGGTGGTTATAGTGGAATTGTAACCGATAAAACGGCCATACAGTTTAAAATGTTAAACAAGTCGAAAGGTCCTGCAATGTGGAGTCCAAGAGCACAATCAGATAGAATGCTGTTTGCAGAATGCTGGAGAACCATGCTAGAACAAACCAAAAATTTAGACTTTTATCAAGATTCAGTTAACGGGTTGTTGTTTAATGATGATACAATTATTGGTGTAAAAACAGCTTTAGGATTAGAGATAAAAGCAAAGACTGTAATTATAACAGCAGGAACTTTTTTAAACGGATTAATACATATTGGAGATAAAAGTTTTGGTGGAGGTAGAGCAGGTGAAGGAGCTTCAACCGGAATTACAGAAGACTTGATTAAAAAAGGTTTCGATGCGGGTAGAATGAAAACAGGAACTCCTCCAAGAGTAGATGGTCGATCTTTAGATTATTCTAAAATGATAGAACAACCAGGAGATGAAATCACAGAAAAATTTTCTTATTTACCAACGTCAAAAGCATTAACCAAACAACGTTCTTGTTGGTTAACTTATACCAATTTAAAAGTACACGATGCTTTAAGAGAAGGTTTCGAACGTTCGCCAATGTTTAATGGTAGAATACAATCTACAGGACCAAGATATTGCCCTTCTATTGAAGATAAAATCGATCGCTTTGCAACCAAAGAAAGGCATCAAATTTTTGTAGAACCAGAAGGTTGGACAACCTGTGAAATGTATGTAAACGGATTTTCAACATCGCTTCCAGAAGACATACAAGACAAAGCAATTCGTTCTATAGAAGGTTTTGAAAATGTAAAGTTTTTTAGATACGGCTATGCCATAGAATACGACTTTTTTCAACCCACACAATTAACACATTCTTTAGAAACAAAACTGGTTAAAAATTTATTTTTTGCAGGGCAAATAAATGGAACAACGGGTTACGAAGAAGCAGCTGCACAAGGTTTAATGGCAGGTGTAAATGCCGCTTTAAAAACACAAGAAAAACCACCTTTTATTTTAAAAAGAAGCGAAGCTTATATTGGAGTTTTAATCGACGATTTAATTACAAAAGGTACAGAAGAACCTTATAGAATGTTTACTTCTCGTGCAGAATATCGTACATTGTTAAGACAAGATAATGCCGATTTAAGATTAACACCACGTGGTTTTGAAATTGGTTTGGCATCCAAAGAACGATTAGATCGTGTGTTAGAAAAACAAAGAAAAACAGATTTATTAATCGATTTTTTGCAAAAAACAAGTGTAACAGAATCAGAAATCAATCCGATTTTAGAAGCTAAAAATTTAGCATTAATCAATCAGTCTATGAAACTTTATAAAATTGCGTCAAGACCTCAATTAGCATTTTCTGAGTTTTATAATATCGAAAAAGTAAAAGCCTTTTTAAAGGAAAATAATATGGATAGAGAAATTATAGAACAAGCAGAAATCCATTTAAAATATGCTGGTTATATAGCGAAAGAAAAAAACAATGCCGATAAATTAAACAGGTTAGAGAACGTTGTAATACCGGCCTCTTTTAATTACAGCAAAGTAAAATCTCTATCTTATGAAGCAAGAGAAAAATTAACAAAAATACAACCAACATCCATCTCTCAGGCAAGCAGAATTAGCGGAGTTTCACCAAGTGATATTTCTGTACTTTTGGTTTATATGGGAAGGTAG
- the ybeY gene encoding rRNA maturation RNase YbeY: MITFNYETDFEILNEKALENWIVNTIEKHNCKVGEINYIFCDDAYLHKLNVEFLQHDTLTDIISFDNSLGKLINGDIFISIERVADNANDFKVSFEEELHRVIIHGILHYLGFKDKTENEKKEMRNQENNALSLLSI; encoded by the coding sequence ATGATAACGTTTAATTACGAAACTGATTTTGAAATTCTCAACGAAAAAGCGTTAGAAAATTGGATAGTAAATACAATCGAAAAACATAATTGTAAAGTAGGCGAAATCAATTATATTTTTTGTGATGATGCTTATTTACACAAACTAAATGTCGAATTTTTACAACACGATACCTTAACCGATATTATTAGTTTCGATAATTCTTTAGGTAAATTAATCAACGGAGATATTTTTATTTCTATAGAAAGAGTAGCAGATAATGCCAACGATTTTAAGGTTTCTTTTGAAGAAGAATTGCATAGAGTAATAATACATGGTATTTTACATTATCTTGGTTTTAAAGATAAAACAGAAAACGAAAAAAAAGAGATGAGAAATCAAGAAAACAACGCTTTATCACTCTTAAGTATTTAA